Genomic window (Lycium barbarum isolate Lr01 chromosome 2, ASM1917538v2, whole genome shotgun sequence):
tgagcatgagcatgagtacataaacatgaagttgaaactgaaactgaacatcaACATGAGTATtgtaagcatgagataatctgtaataccgacatgatccaccacggggagaaacgtggagtctgatctctgcccgatcagctaagctatctcgtaccttgccggggcacgagacatgaacatgacatgaatggatccaaaatccctcaagGGGAAAATATAAATGAttcgtcctatctgggcggagcgatccttatcctacgttggcatacgtagtttcaggctataaTGAGctttctcggtattaatacaactcccgaacatgagaataatatagttggctaagaagcccatgactttcgtgaattaacttgtacttgtcttgaaatcatgatttcacgaaataacttgtaaaatggCTTCATGAAATGGATTGTAAACATGCTCTTGACCATGagaaatacaatagttcataatcatatatttgtagttgacttgaaaacgtgtttataacttgcaaaataactcatACAGTTTCATATGCACATagtgagaacacatgaggaacaattcatgattcatggattgagctaggattcctaatatccgtaatggaagattaggaatacaatgatgaacatagatacaaaattcatgtacatacatatataattatgGGCTACCAACATgctgggtttaatgccctaggatttgaacttcatagattttactaaacggatcatggggaagaacgtagagattcccgcatgtggatggaagttctacataccttaacctccgcttttgagcgtatcccaatgtctttcaatcccttcaacttcaatctatagcaatacaagtcatagggattctatattatcaatcatatccatgttttgttcatctaagcatttcaTCAAACACTTAATAGGCATGAAGctttataaccctcattaatggtgttttcttcaccaaatcccatCTTGTTACTTCTAGCTAGTCCTACAATCtccattagatgtaattaacatcatttttcatcaaccatatgaatacaacaaccccaagtcaacaatccaacaattctagcataattcatataatcatcttcaacaaacccaattattattctcccaagaattcatcaattcacaactacaagtgaatagggagtagaaatattaccttttgggtagtcaccacgaaatcaacacccccaagtctgatctttagcttaaaatgacgaccacaACTTGTACTACAAATTATCCTTCACGAACTTTGGGATTTGGGGCCTTAAAATTGGTTGATTtcctactttctctctctagctctcctctctctcacttcctctctctaaaaatctgaaatttgagggaaatggaggctgctagggttttcattttctatatataccaaggggaaaatgggttgacccaacttgaaaacgggtcgggtctattctgtcttaaaacgtccatatctccctatcccgacgtcacctgtgaacccacaacctatggttggaaaggtatttcaattatcaacaactttcattctttgagttttcccaaattctcaacttatgatggggttatggcctcctgaAGTCAGGTGACCCGGAACTTAATTGCGGACCAAGATacgcccatgttacggtcccgtaacacaaggtacggaccgtaacttagCATCGTACCTTGTTGAAAATTTTTGcagaaagtttctggaaattttccccatgttacggtccactgttacggtccgtaacacaaggtacgacccgtaacacaagggacggaccgtatcgtgaacgaaatttccagtgaggttctggaaatttcgtctgtgttacggctcactgttacggtccgtaacacaaggtacggttcgtaacacgaaggacggaccgtatctCGTCACCGTAACGCAGACAAGTTTTTCAGCTTACAGGCTTCagtcaaatgggcataactctttacacagatgtccgtttaatccccataatataccgttggaaagctatttaatAGGGATACAACTTCCATCAAGGAATTTCTTCCATATTAATAAtggatcaaggagttatcactgcccgaagtaggcctatcaactcACTAGAACTTTAATGATTTAAGCTTAACTCAGCTCCGAGATGAGGGGTGTTACACCATTCTATGCTCATGTATTAATAATGAGCTCTGTAGTTCATCAATTGACATTGTATCAATATCTTTTGACTCCTCAATAGAGCAAACCACATATGCAAATTTGGAAGACATAGACCGTAAAATCTTTTCGATAGCATCGACATCATCCAATTTACCACCATAAATACGCATCTTGTTAACAACGGTCAATGTTGTAGTGAAGTACTCATCTACTGACTCCCCTTCTTTCATGTGCAGAACTTCAAATTCTTTGCGAAGGACTTGAAGTTGTTGCCGCTTCACTCTTGTTGTACCGGCATACTTTCTTTTCATTGAGTCCCAAATCTGCTTGGAGGTATCTTTTTGAAGAATGGTCTCCAGTAGGGCACGATCTATTTCTTGGAATAGATAGTTTTTAGCTTTGAGATCCTTCAATCTTTGCTCATCCAAAACCTTCTGTTGAGCTTCCGTCATCACCACACCACGATCTGGTTCACTGAAACCAGTCTCTATAATGCTCCAAAACTCCTTCGAACGCAAGAATTTTTCCATCAGCATGCTCCAATGATCATAGTGACCATCAAAGCGGAGAATAGCAGGTTGGATGAAATTTTTATTTTCAGATGCCATGGACACTTGTTGCTACAAGGTACCAAGTGAAGCTGCTGCTTCTTTTACTCACAGGTCACTCTATGTCTACCGCTGATACCATTGTTGAAATTGAGAAAACAACAATATCAAAAACTTGCTTGAATTTTATTGACGGAAGTCTCCAAATAAATAGCAGGTTACAAATGAAACTAACTCCTAAAAATTAGCAACAAACTGATCCATAATTCCTAAGCTTATGGGATTCTCCTAAAAATCATGAAAGCATAAAATCTTCCTAAAGAATAGGTCCACCAAGACCAATTCTTTTATTctgctaaacaaaataaaacattAAACGACCTAAACAAATTAAAACACTCAACAGGTATGAGCCGTGAAACCTGCTAGATGTGGCTAAGTTTTGAAATTGGGTATGACCAGTGAAACCTATAGATGTGGCTAAATTTGAAACAGGATATGACCAGTGGAACCGAAGAGAAGTGGCTAAGTTTGAAATGGCCATGACCAATTAAACATAAGAGAATGTGGCTAAGTTCGAAAAGATATTACTCCATTGTCCCAATTTATTTGATATTTTTTGTTTCCCATATTCAAACTGCATGGACTTTGATCAaaattttaagatgtatttttcaccaaattgatatgagaaaagttgcaacttatagtcTTTTTACGTaactttcaaatatataaattttaatcttaaaatgtTGAGTTAATCTAATCAATTTAGCTTTAAAGTTTGGTCAAATTAACTCTTGAAAAACGAAAAGTATCACATCAATTGAAATAGAAGGAGTACTATGTTCGAAATAGGGTATCACACATGAAACTTAAGGGATTTGGGGTTTAGTATATATTCTTTGATCAAATATGAGGTGGGGTTAGCAAAGGACCATTGAAAAACTTGTGAAAAAGATCAATCAAAATGTCTCTGCATCAAGTTCAAAAAACCTTATCAAAAGAGCATATATTTCATTCATTTAGCAATACTTATTCGATAACTTTATAATTAATATATAGTATCAAGTATAAACCATTCTTGTATATTGACGTGACATGTCAATATTAGCATTCACTGGTTTTGCTTATAAATATGATTTCAATATAGTAAGAAATTATCAAAGTATACTCTTCTCTACTCTTACAAATAAATTGGCAAAATATGGCTGGGAAACATTGTTTACTTAAGTTTGCTATCTTCTTCACCATTCTCCTTACTGCCACTGCTGGTGATGCCTTACTCTTCCCTgtattttctcccttttttttcttttgtgtgtgtgtgtatgtgttttGTTTCTTCTTTTAGCTTTGTAATTTCATgaaaacatttatatatattatgcttAACGGTTATATCTTGGGGCGGATGTAGATTCAGTATTAAAAACACGCAAATATTTTAGGGAGATTTGTTGGAAATTGGCTCATCGAAAGCCTTTTCGATGGATATTTAGTCGGAAATCCATAATTTTGAAGGACCTCTCTCGGAAATTTCCATTCGAAATTCCCGTGCTTTTAGTAGTGATTGTTATTTATGGGATCATTCGAACCTAGCTAGGGTTAGATTTCATAAATTGTCACTCAAATTTTACTTTATTACAATTAACTCACTGAACCATTTATTGTAATGATAAAATCACTCTACTTTATCTAAATATCGTGAAAATTACTGGACTATTTTTTGTAAccaaaaagtcactcaactttgtctAAGTATCATTGAAAGTCATTTTGGAGGAAACAAAAGCGACATTTTATTTGATACACGAAATTGAATGACGTACTATTTACAAGTCCAAATACTCAAAGTTTTGAAGTCTTCAGACAAGCTGACAAATTGGTTACAACAGTAGCAGGATTGCTGGGCCAAACAATATATTTAggatatttagttttttttttttccctaaaGGATTGTGTATCCAGTAGTGTGACTTATATACCATGGCTATACAGTAGCACTATTGGGATGTTTAATCCATATTTTTTAATTACTTACAAACAATATATATGACAGTGGGGTATTACTGCTAATTTTGTCGATATGTTTTACAAACTATGACAGGAAAAGACCATGTATTTATTTGAACACAGACTTCTAGCATTGCTAATGTTCTTTAACACCTTTTAAGGACCAGATATCTCATCTGAAAAGTCAATTTAGGACCAGTAAAACCGGTCGCTACAAATTAACAGCACCAGGAGAACGAAAGTTTAGAGACCAGAAATATGATCCTGAAAGGTTATTAGGGACCAGAAATTTTACGGTCGTTAACTTGCTTAAAGGACCAGTAAATATATCTTGTCGTTATTAACCTTTAGCGGCGGAGCTTATAGCGTCGTATGGTCGCTATTTATTATTAGGGACCAGATCTAGACTTTTAGGGACTAGTTTTCGCGTCTTTAAAAGtcattttttcttgtagtgcgtGTTGATTAAAAAATTTGTTAGCGACTTCATGTGGTTCTTATGCAAAGTTGAATATTTTAGACTTGAACCTTGTGTATGTGTTAAAAAAATTCACTAAGTACAAACAATTGATTTTGAAACAATTAAATCAAATGAGTTGTTATATAATTCTGAACTCGTATACAGTTCAAATTCTAGATTCACCTCTGGTTATATAATGGTTATTTCACACACACAAAATAAAAGTAGAAATTAGCGACAGATAACTCTACCACTAAACAACAAAAATCCATAGCTTGTTCTATTTAACAATGGATTATCAAAAAACTCATGTTAGCTACAACTATTTAGCGACACATTAACTACGAATTTGGTACCTCATTCCTCCTTTTTGTAATGAGATTCTACTTATGAGTATTAACTTGATTCTGGTTATAATTATGTTGATTCTCCCACATCAATTATAGATGGGTGTTTGGTCTCCTTATGTGGACTTGGGAAATCCTCCACTCATTAGCCCAAGATTCATTTTTTACATGGTATCATTGCAAACCTGTTATATCGTGTAGTTCTACATGTTTCTATCGGTGTAGTTTTCAGTTCGATAGATTTTTTATTTATAGTGTTTGAGTTCTGGTGGTTTCGATTCGTCGAAGCACCTCGTCATTTTTATAGTCAATTTTTCAATTGAAGCAGAAAGATAGGTTGTTCGTTTATGTTCTGCATCATCTATTGATTCTAGGGTTTAAATACTCTCTTCGATATCAGTGACATTTTTTCCTGACCTCCTTGTTGAATTACTCTTTTGTGTAGATATAGTCATTTTTTCATTTAAGATTATTGATTGATTGCTGGTATTTTGACTTGATTGTTTTTCATTATGGCTATCAACACTGAAAAACCTTAACTCTAGTACTTCTACTGTTCCTAATACGAATTCGACCTCAAGTATAAATTCATCTCATCCATTGTACCTCCTTCCCTCAAATACACCAGGGACTGTGCTCGTATGGTTCCTTTTGCTGGGATAGGGAAAAACCTAGAAGAGAGATATGGGGTTTCTAACACATCTCAATACTATAGTCTTCAAAGGGCCATAACTACAGGGGTCTTCTGAGATAGCTAATTCTTTCACAAGGCTGAAAGGGTTTTAGGATGAACTTGGGACTTTTTCTTTTGGTAGACCTTGAGTTTGTTGAGGGACAACAACTCATTCAATTTCTCTCTAGGCTAAATGACATCTATTTCACTTTTAGAAGTAATATCCTAATAATATTTTCCACTCACACTGTGGGCAAAGCTTATTCTATGCTGATTAGGGATGAGAAACAAAGGGAAATCAGATCCGATGTCCCTGTCTTCTCCACTGACTAGGCTTTAGTCAGTCCAATTCTCCCAATTATATGCATGGTTCTAGTTCTGGTTTTGTTTCTGGTCAGACCAATAACATAAGAAAATTTCCCCAGAGGTTCAACTTTGATCAATCTAAATCCATACTTCTCTGTAAATACTGTAGGGGCCTGGCCATACAGTGGACAAGTGCAACAAACTACATGGGTTTCCACAGATTTTAAGTTCACCAAGAAAAAAAAGTTTGGAGCTTGTGCATAAATAAATCATCATTATGATAATTCTCTCACTCCTGATTTGTCGCCCTCTGAGGCTCCTCCACATGGCTTTTCCAAAGATCAGTATGCATACCTCATGTCACTCTTTCATCAGGCTCATATGACCTCTGTTTCACCAGCACCTTCTTCCACTGGTCATGCTAACTTTCCAGCTTTGGTTACCAATATTATTTTTACTAAAGAAGGTTTCACTGCATGTAATGCTTCTAAGGTAGTTTCCAATTCTTGGATTTTGGACTTTGAAGCCACTAATCACATGACTCCTCACAAATACCTACTCCATCATATAACACCTTTATTAACCCCTGCTCTTCTTACTTTACCAAATGATTACAAAGTTAACGTGACATCTATTGGAAATTTCCATTCATCAACTCCTTACTCAACTTAAATGCTATGCTCTCCTTACTATTGATTCATTTCTCTAACAAGGCCTTTCTCTGAAGAGGCCATTGAAAATTGGTAGAGTTGAGCATGGCCTTTACATCCTTCATATGCCCACTGCTGCTACATTTGTTTCTCCTGGTTTGTCATTTTTCGATATTTTAAAATACAAATAAGACTTGTTCCTTGCCTTCTACTCATTGTAATAATTCTACTCTTATTGTTGATGCTAATGATGTCATTCCTGTTCCATGTAACTCTGATTCAGTCAATAAAATTCATCTTTTGTGGCATCAAAGAATGGGTCACATTCCTTTTGTCAAGATGATTTATATTCCTCAAATATATGATATTTCTCCTATAGACAAAATGAAATAACAAAAGTCGATTTTATTTTGTTCCCTCCCTCAAACTTTCTAGGATTTCTCCATTGAGATCTTCTTGTTTTCTTCATTCAATTCTGGATTATGACATGGTATCAGAGTCAGACTCCCATCCCAATTCATTGTTTACCCAATGTTGGGTCCCCATCTTATATCGTCTATGCTCCAGGTGTCCAATCCTGGTGTGCGAGAAGGGGGGAGGTGGTATTGATTCTCCTCATCTGTTATGAATGGTTGTTTGtcctccttatatggacttggacaATTCTCCCCTCATGAGCTAGATTACAAGATTCATTCTTTAcaaattattactattatttaattaaaattttataTATGCAGTTGATATGTCTGGCACCTCGAAGGCAATGGCATTGGGGAGTTTTCCTCTATATATGTCAATGATGCAATTGAAATTTCTTCCAAATGAATTTGAGTCGACTTGTAGCAGAAGTTGTAGTGCAGATGCAAATTGCGCTGACGGTTGGCTATGTAGGTGGTGTTGGTGGCATTCTGATCCATTTGATAATCAATATTATTATCATTGTAGCATGTTGCCAGATTGAAGATTACTCTTacataattttaagaaaataatgtCTAATAAAGTGGAATAGATAGAGTGAGTAATACTTGAATAAACTTCTTATGGATATTTTTATCACTTTCACCAGTCCCATGTTATGTATGTACTATACAGAAGAATATAAAATCAATATTTTCATCGAAGTTGCGTGTTGCCAAATTGCAAAATATTGCGGAGTTTTAAGGAAATCGTGTCGAACAAAATGGAACGAAGAAAATAATATTTGAATAAACTCTTATATGTAAAAATATTAATGTGCTTGTATATGCACATGTTAAGAAATATTTTGTATCATTTTTTATAAAGCTAAAGTTTTATGCACAATCAATATATACATTGAAGTATGTTGCGGAGTTTATATTGCGGAGTTTTAAGGAAATAGTGGGTTGTTACAAAGGGTACTTGACTATTTTTAGATGGTCAGTTACCATTGTGGAGATACCATATATTTTTACCTAATGCCGGAAATGAAGTGACCATTTATGACTTATTAGTTCTCAAATGGCCAATGAAGAAAACCAAGTAACTTTAATGCACCACCTAGAAGTTGTTAGTAAAAAAATGATCAATAACATTTTAAAATGAAAATTCATCAACTTATTTGTAGAAAAAGAATTCTTCAATATCATAACTACAACAATATTTAGTAAACTCTGCATTTGTGCAAGTGATCAACAAGGTATACTAATTATCCCTTGAGCAATGAAAACAAGAGGAAAAAAAGAGCTAAATTGTGGTTCTAAAATCTATAGTTCCGAACAGAGGTTTGCATTATATCTTATGTTGCTcaaactcttcaaaaatgtcaacAGATGCCTGTTAGATCTTTCAAAGTAGTACATTTTTTGAGAACCCGACATGGGTGAGACTACATTTTTGAGAAGTCCGAGCAGCATAGATTATACTGCATCTAGAAGAGAATTTTCTGTCCTAAAAGGATTTGGGCTTGGAGGATTAGGAACTTCAACAATTTCTTCAAGATTAGCACAATCTTTTTCATAGTAGGTCTCAATGAAGGATCTTCTTGAATGCACCAAATGGCTACCACTAaaaaattttctaatttttttcaaTCACTAATGGCATCTGAATCATTTTCGACAAGTTGATATATTGTGCCTTCTTGGTAACAATCATAAGCCCAATAAGTCAAAATTGCTCTGTCTTCACCAACTTCAAAATCCACATTTCTCCTACAACAAATGATTTCTAGTAGTAAAACACCAAAGCTATACACGTCCGCTTTCACTGTGATTGGCATGTTTCGGAACCATTCTGGTGCAATGTACCCTTTCGTTCCTCCTATCCCTGTTTGGGTCACAGATTGGTCCATCCTCAGCAACTTTGCTAATCCGAAATCGGATATTCTTGGATTGTAATGATCATCAAGAAGTATGTTTTGTGGTTTTATGTCGCAATGAATGATCTGTGTGCTGCACTCGTCGTGCAAATACAAGAGCCCTCTTGCCATCCCAAGTGCCACTTGAATCCTTTGGTTCCATGTCAATTTTAGATCACCAAAAAGGAAACTTGCTAATGTCCCATTATTCAAGAACTCATAGACAAGCAATCTATGAGGACCTTCATCACAAAATCCAATTAAACGGACCAAGTTCTTGTGATGTGTCTGGcctatcacattcacttcagtcTTGAATTCCTTTTCCCCATCGTCAACTATCGGATCTAATTTCTTGACAGCCACCGGAATAGGGTTACCAATTTCAACGACGCCTTTGTATACAATGCCAAAAGCCCCTCTTCCAAGTTCTTCCTTGAACCCTTCTGTGGCTTTTGACAAATCCTTAAAAGAAAAGTATCTCAAAGTTTGATCCATGGAAATTCCATTCCTTTCAAATGTTGAGCTTATGTTACGATAAACGAGCAAAAACCCCAGAGAAAGTACTCCAAGAAGTAAGCAATTAACAAAAACAGAACTACCTAAGAACACCGATACAATAAGAATGAtagtttcttgatttttgttttttggCTTTGAAGAATTAGGATTTTCTAAAGGAAtattacctttccttcttttgatgAATGCTTTAGAATTCACTCTGTTATCTACTCTGCCATTTGAAAGCGGCAATTTCTTCTTCCAACAACTATTTTCTCGAAAAATCGAAACAGCACACATGCAATCATTCAAACATGCATTCTTGCACTTTTCTTCATCGAAAGGCTGCAAAAGCTCGTAATCACTCGTTGGCCAATCGATGTTCGTTATAGTTTCCATCTCGAGCTGATTTTCtgaattttcttgattttcaccACAATCTTGCATGAAATCCGGTATGCAACCTTTGTAATCATCATCTGGATCAACTAGTGAAAACGCTCGCGGGCACTGACAATCCGGTCTTTTATCTATGCTTAGTCTACAAATTCTGTTATATCCACACACACCAGAACCTCTTTCTGTAGGAAAACTATAACATATATTATCAGGAACTGACCAAACAGCAGACCAAACATCAGTACTTTTAGGCTCTTTCGGGTGCTGATACAGAGTAAATACGCCATCAAAATTGAGCGTGGCACGGTAATAAAACCGTGTTGATGGTCCAGTTTCACCCTTTGAAAGAACAACCTCTTGGCTGTTGTTAACCAAATGGAAAATTTGGCCTGATTCATTGAACTTTAACAGGTAATTCGTTGCATTCAATTGATCGAAGCTTCGAATCAAGAAAAAGTTCTCATTTATATACTCACTTGGCAAGTTCACAGTAGCAATTCCAATATTCCCATTTTGAAACATCCTGAGCAAGAATCTTCCCCTCGAAAAATTTGTGTCTGATCGACGAGAT
Coding sequences:
- the LOC132628295 gene encoding uncharacterized protein LOC132628295, producing MASENKNFIQPAILRFDGHYDHWSMLMEKFLRSKEFWSIIETGFSEPDRGVVMTEAQQKVLDEQRLKDLKAKNYLFQEIDRALLETILQKDTSKQIWDSMKRKYAGTTRVKRQQLQVLRKEFEVLHMKEGESVDEYFTTTLTVVNKMRIYGGKLDDVDAIEKILRSMSSKFAYVVCSIEESKDIDTMSIDELQSSLLIHEHRMV
- the LOC132625991 gene encoding fruit-specific protein-like, yielding MAGKHCLLKFAIFFTILLTATAVDMSGTSKAMALGSFPLYMSMMQLKFLPNEFESTCSRSCSADANCADGWLCRWCWWHSDPFDNQYYYHCSMLPD
- the LOC132625992 gene encoding G-type lectin S-receptor-like serine/threonine-protein kinase LECRK3; its protein translation is MKDTGNFVLVNKNSEGLWQSFNQSKDTILPTQEFGEGFEISSRRSDTNFSRGRFLLRMFQNGNIGIATVNLPSEYINENFFLIRSFDQLNATNYLLKFNESGQIFHLVNNSQEVVLSKGETGPSTRFYYRATLNFDGVFTLYQHPKEPKSTDVWSAVWSVPDNICYSFPTERGSGVCGYNRICRLSIDKRPDCQCPRAFSLVDPDDDYKGCIPDFMQDCGENQENSENQLEMETITNIDWPTSDYELLQPFDEEKCKNACLNDCMCAVSIFRENSCWKKKLPLSNGRVDNRVNSKAFIKRRKGNIPLENPNSSKPKNKNQETIILIVSVFLGSSVFVNCLLLGVLSLGFLLVYRNISSTFERNGISMDQTLRYFSFKDLSKATEGFKEELGRGAFGIVYKGVVEIGNPIPVAVKKLDPIVDDGEKEFKTEVNVIGQTHHKNLVRLIGFCDEGPHRLLVYEFLNNGTLASFLFGDLKLTWNQRIQVALGMARGLLYLHDECSTQIIHCDIKPQNILLDDHYNPRISDFGLAKLLRMDQSVTQTGIGGTKGYIAPEWFRNMPITVKADVYSFGVLLLEIICCRRNVDFEVGEDRAILTYWAYDCYQEGTIYQLVENDSDAISD